A portion of the Micromonospora tarapacensis genome contains these proteins:
- a CDS encoding helix-hairpin-helix domain-containing protein produces MSTRHVPAQIGDLPPIGRPANSALLEAGITTLAHVASHSRRDLLALHGVGPKAVGILAAALSEHGLAFAD; encoded by the coding sequence GTGAGTACTCGCCATGTGCCTGCACAGATCGGTGACCTGCCTCCGATCGGGAGGCCAGCCAACAGCGCCCTGCTCGAAGCCGGCATCACGACGCTCGCGCACGTGGCCAGCCACAGCCGCCGCGATCTACTGGCCCTGCACGGAGTCGGGCCGAAGGCGGTCGGCATCCTGGCCGCGGCGCTGTCCGAGCACGGTCTCGCCTTCGCCGACTGA
- a CDS encoding NAD(P)-dependent alcohol dehydrogenase, which yields MRAVVYDRYGSPDVLRIENLPKPSPAARQVLVKIAATSVNLSDWETLRGSPLYSRIGGLRSPARRTLGSDIAGWVEAVGPAVSGLRPGDEVYGDNLMLKGGFAEYAVAPESALARKPSALTFAEASTIPQAGVIARQGTEGAGAGQQVLINGAGGGSGSFAIQLAKRLGAEVTGVDNAGKLDFMRSVGADRVIDHRSEDFTRSGPYDLILDLVAHRSVFAYRRALAPGGRYRCVGGSVPALLRVLTIGSVAGRLTHRRLGVLAVREGPTHFEPVADLCVAGDLGIHIDRTFTLDQVPEALAHVGAGRVLGKVVVSVN from the coding sequence ATGAGAGCGGTCGTGTACGACCGTTACGGGTCTCCGGACGTGTTGCGGATCGAGAATCTTCCCAAGCCGTCTCCGGCTGCCCGGCAGGTGCTCGTCAAGATCGCGGCGACCTCGGTCAATCTGAGTGATTGGGAGACCCTGCGCGGCTCGCCGCTGTACTCGCGCATCGGTGGGTTGCGCTCTCCGGCACGCCGGACACTCGGCTCCGACATCGCCGGATGGGTCGAAGCGGTCGGCCCGGCCGTCAGCGGGCTGCGGCCCGGTGACGAGGTGTACGGCGACAACCTCATGCTCAAGGGCGGCTTCGCGGAGTACGCGGTCGCCCCCGAATCGGCGCTGGCCCGGAAGCCCTCGGCACTGACCTTCGCCGAGGCGTCGACGATTCCGCAGGCGGGCGTGATCGCCCGGCAGGGGACCGAAGGCGCCGGAGCCGGGCAACAGGTCTTGATCAACGGTGCCGGGGGCGGTTCGGGCTCGTTCGCGATTCAGCTGGCCAAGCGGCTCGGCGCCGAGGTGACCGGCGTCGACAACGCGGGCAAGCTCGACTTCATGCGGTCGGTCGGCGCGGACAGGGTGATCGACCACCGCAGCGAGGACTTCACCCGCAGCGGCCCGTACGATCTCATCCTCGATCTGGTCGCGCACCGGTCGGTGTTCGCCTACCGCCGGGCGCTGGCCCCCGGTGGCCGGTACCGGTGCGTCGGCGGGTCGGTCCCGGCGCTGCTACGCGTACTGACGATCGGCTCGGTGGCCGGTCGGCTCACGCACCGCCGGCTGGGCGTGCTCGCCGTCAGGGAAGGGCCGACACACTTCGAACCGGTGGCGGATCTCTGCGTAGCGGGTGACCTCGGCATCCACATCGACCGCACCTTCACCCTCGACCAGGTGCCCGAGGCACTGGCCCACGTCGGTGCGGGACGCGTCCTGGGTAAGGTCGTGGTGAGCGTGAACTGA
- a CDS encoding helix-turn-helix transcriptional regulator yields the protein MDDLAGFLRTRRSRVDPSSAGIPTDSRRRVEGLRREEVAHLSGVSVDYYVRLEQGRATQPSEQVLDALARVLDLDETERGHLYRLARQRRRRAPSPSGRPRPEVLRVLDLIADAPAVIIDHRLDVVAGNRLAGLLYCRQLPGLNTARHIFLEEAERGLYADWETCTLDVVGHLRLAVGKYPDDPRLASLIGELAMGSERFRRLWARADVRARTHGRKAYRHPLVGLLELHQENFALPDESGMELLVLSAAPGSPTEDGLRLLGALHGDGWALPVVPP from the coding sequence ATGGACGACCTCGCGGGCTTCCTGCGTACCCGGCGCTCGCGGGTCGACCCTTCCTCGGCCGGCATCCCCACCGACAGCCGCCGCCGCGTCGAAGGGTTGCGCCGCGAAGAGGTCGCGCACCTGTCCGGGGTCAGCGTCGACTACTACGTACGCCTGGAGCAGGGCCGCGCCACCCAGCCCTCCGAACAGGTCCTCGACGCGCTCGCCCGGGTCCTCGACCTCGACGAGACCGAACGCGGGCACCTGTACCGGCTCGCCCGGCAGCGCCGCCGCCGCGCCCCGTCGCCCAGCGGTCGCCCGCGACCGGAGGTGCTGCGCGTACTCGACCTGATCGCCGACGCGCCCGCTGTGATCATAGACCACCGCCTGGACGTGGTCGCCGGGAACCGCCTCGCCGGGCTCCTCTATTGTCGCCAGCTGCCGGGCTTGAACACCGCCCGGCACATCTTTCTCGAGGAGGCCGAGCGCGGGCTGTACGCGGACTGGGAGACCTGCACCCTCGACGTGGTCGGGCACCTGCGCCTGGCCGTCGGCAAATACCCCGACGACCCGCGCCTGGCCTCGCTCATCGGCGAGCTGGCAATGGGCAGCGAGCGGTTCCGTCGCCTCTGGGCCCGCGCGGACGTGCGTGCCCGCACCCATGGACGCAAGGCGTACCGGCACCCGCTGGTCGGACTGCTGGAACTGCACCAGGAGAACTTCGCACTGCCGGATGAGTCGGGCATGGAGTTGCTGGTGCTGTCCGCGGCACCCGGGAGCCCCACCGAGGACGGCCTGCGCCTGCTGGGCGCGCTCCATGGTGACGGCTGGGCGCTTCCGGTCGTGCCGCCCTGA
- a CDS encoding methyltransferase, which yields MSVTLSPRALLSLLANGPKAMDVLRTALDLGLLDALEPGPARLDALASQFGVLPLRLYKFLDCIESLGLLIRDEPADDIGATSYRAVPGLRDAVDAVVGPGAIERDRDRYPWRQLHGRLAEGLRGEVSIDDDFAWPPKTAAQTAEFERSMALGLGPAIAAVRRHAGRLWSDRHRLLDVGGGDGTLAAHILDVAPALRADVYNLPAVAPLVATTGATRGHRDRLGFVGGDFFAEPLPRGYDALSFVRVLHDWPNAVARQLVEQAYAALPPGGLLLICEEFRTPDRLAMQFFWSYFLIGVDSSVSRLREVDFYTRLLTEVGFQHVAVLAGTWELVTAYKPT from the coding sequence GTGAGCGTGACCCTCTCGCCTCGGGCGTTGCTGAGCCTGCTCGCCAACGGGCCCAAGGCCATGGACGTGCTGCGAACGGCGCTCGACCTGGGACTGCTCGACGCGCTGGAGCCCGGACCCGCCCGTCTCGACGCGCTGGCCAGCCAGTTCGGGGTGCTCCCGCTGCGGCTGTACAAGTTCCTCGACTGCATCGAGAGCCTCGGTCTGCTGATCCGCGACGAGCCCGCCGACGACATCGGCGCGACCAGCTACCGGGCCGTGCCGGGGCTGCGCGACGCGGTCGACGCCGTCGTCGGCCCGGGCGCCATCGAGCGGGACCGGGATCGCTATCCCTGGCGGCAGTTGCACGGCCGACTGGCCGAGGGCCTGCGCGGCGAGGTCAGTATCGACGACGATTTCGCCTGGCCACCGAAGACGGCCGCCCAGACCGCCGAGTTCGAGCGCAGCATGGCCCTCGGGCTGGGGCCGGCGATAGCGGCGGTGCGTCGGCACGCGGGCCGCCTCTGGTCGGATCGGCACCGCCTGCTGGACGTGGGCGGCGGGGACGGCACGCTCGCCGCGCACATCCTCGACGTGGCGCCGGCCCTGCGGGCCGACGTGTACAACCTGCCGGCGGTGGCGCCGCTGGTGGCGACCACCGGGGCCACCCGTGGTCACCGGGACCGGTTGGGCTTCGTCGGGGGCGACTTCTTCGCCGAGCCGCTGCCGCGGGGGTACGACGCGCTCTCGTTCGTCCGGGTGCTGCACGACTGGCCCAACGCAGTGGCCCGGCAGTTGGTGGAGCAGGCGTACGCGGCGTTGCCGCCGGGCGGACTGCTGCTGATCTGCGAGGAGTTCCGCACTCCGGACCGGCTGGCCATGCAGTTCTTCTGGAGCTACTTCCTGATCGGCGTCGACAGCAGCGTCAGCCGCCTGCGCGAGGTGGACTTCTACACCAGACTGCTCACCGAGGTCGGCTTCCAACACGTGGCAGTGCTTGCGGGCACCTGGGAGCTGGTCACCGCCTACAAGCCGACCTGA
- a CDS encoding aminotransferase class V-fold PLP-dependent enzyme, with the protein MSPPEQRPRCLDAGTHAALRAEFPLLQTCVYLNSNSTGAVPSGAERVLHDYWETLRTWRDGVWQDWHVGLDRYADSVAALLGAPPGSVLTDANLSTFLARVASCFDYRPPRNRVVVTDLEYPTVPFIFRAYGRHGAELDVVGTGGPQLDQHALEARLDERTLLVCVPHASFTSGATVDLARLVTRAHQVGALVVVDAFQTVGVVPLDVTALGVDIVIGGAHKWLCGVGTAFLYVRPDLVPQLTPAATGWQAGDRALTFRPSTGWAAGVRRFAGGTPYPLTSLVSQVGLDLLAGVGVDAIRRHSLALTQRLLDRAGTAGIVVVSPTDATRGGVVCLDVPDGEGVKQRLAARGVICSWRGYLRVGPHVYNTLDEIESFMDALEKELHR; encoded by the coding sequence GTGAGCCCGCCCGAGCAGCGTCCCCGGTGTCTCGACGCCGGCACGCATGCCGCACTACGCGCCGAGTTCCCGCTGTTGCAGACCTGCGTCTACCTGAACAGCAACTCCACCGGCGCGGTACCCAGCGGTGCCGAACGGGTGCTGCACGACTACTGGGAGACGCTGCGCACCTGGCGCGACGGCGTGTGGCAGGACTGGCACGTCGGCCTCGACCGGTACGCCGACTCGGTGGCCGCACTCCTCGGCGCGCCGCCGGGCAGCGTGCTCACCGACGCGAACCTGAGCACCTTCCTCGCCCGCGTGGCATCCTGCTTCGACTACCGCCCGCCCCGCAACCGGGTGGTCGTGACGGATCTGGAATACCCGACGGTGCCGTTCATCTTCCGGGCGTACGGCCGACATGGCGCCGAGCTCGACGTGGTCGGCACCGGCGGCCCCCAACTCGACCAGCACGCCCTGGAGGCGCGGCTGGACGAGCGCACGCTGCTGGTGTGCGTGCCGCACGCCAGCTTCACCTCCGGCGCCACCGTCGATCTGGCCCGCCTGGTGACCCGCGCCCACCAGGTCGGCGCGTTGGTGGTGGTGGACGCCTTCCAGACCGTCGGGGTGGTGCCGCTGGACGTCACCGCGCTCGGCGTCGACATCGTCATCGGCGGGGCCCACAAGTGGCTGTGCGGCGTCGGCACCGCGTTCCTCTACGTCCGGCCAGATCTGGTGCCACAGCTGACCCCGGCGGCCACCGGCTGGCAGGCCGGTGACCGGGCGCTGACCTTCCGGCCGTCCACCGGGTGGGCGGCCGGAGTGCGCCGATTCGCCGGCGGCACCCCGTACCCGCTCACCAGCCTGGTCTCACAGGTCGGTCTGGACCTGCTGGCCGGAGTCGGTGTCGACGCCATCCGGCGGCACTCGCTGGCGCTCACCCAACGGCTGCTGGACCGAGCCGGGACTGCCGGCATCGTGGTGGTCAGCCCCACCGACGCGACCCGCGGCGGGGTGGTGTGCCTGGACGTCCCCGATGGCGAGGGGGTCAAGCAGCGGCTGGCCGCCCGCGGCGTGATCTGTAGCTGGCGCGGCTACCTGCGGGTCGGCCCGCACGTCTACAACACCCTCGACGAGATCGAGTCGTTCATGGACGCGCTGGAGAAGGAGCTGCACCGGTGA
- a CDS encoding tryptophan 2,3-dioxygenase family protein has translation MRALAHWVSGTAGPTSFPYSAVLHEFHRVGKHFVEKSFLALLDEARARVASRAPACDDAPTRLLTDFLDVTLDKWDGRYDYRSYLALRLLPLPRGVDDPAPAAQAAAGRRDRDRLLVRLIADTLAFELDAAARTTGFLPQHRPGPAVVAKRCRLGVRAAAPALARLGLAEAVGGDTPATAAAGLHAVARDLASPADPPLRWSMLPVYVTHDEYLFLRVLQGYECLFAGVADELRSTVAVLAGDAPGAAADRLGYAADLLRAAAPLFSLLATMQPVSFRTFRQYTEGASAIQSRSYKLVESLCRTPEADRLDSVAYRSVPEVRARVRGGQPTVDEAYSSAVSDGRLTGADHSLVARRMAAFAGTLAQWRRAHHRVAVRMLGSRSGTGYTEGTPYLAQVSTAPVFTTVTTEPAAADRSEGRLA, from the coding sequence GTGCGTGCTCTGGCTCACTGGGTGTCCGGCACGGCCGGACCGACCAGCTTTCCCTACTCGGCGGTCCTGCACGAATTTCATCGGGTTGGTAAACACTTCGTCGAAAAGAGTTTCCTGGCCCTGCTCGACGAGGCCCGGGCGAGGGTGGCCAGCCGGGCACCGGCCTGCGACGACGCGCCGACACGGCTGCTGACCGACTTCCTCGACGTCACACTCGACAAGTGGGACGGTCGCTACGACTACCGCAGCTACCTGGCCCTGCGTCTGCTCCCACTGCCCCGCGGAGTGGACGATCCGGCCCCGGCGGCGCAGGCCGCGGCCGGGCGCCGGGACCGGGACCGACTCCTCGTCCGCCTGATCGCCGACACGCTGGCCTTCGAACTGGACGCCGCCGCGCGCACCACCGGGTTCCTGCCGCAGCACCGACCGGGGCCGGCGGTGGTCGCCAAGCGCTGCCGACTGGGTGTCCGAGCCGCCGCTCCCGCGCTGGCCCGCCTCGGCCTGGCCGAGGCGGTCGGCGGGGACACCCCGGCCACTGCCGCCGCCGGCCTGCACGCCGTCGCCCGTGACCTCGCCTCCCCGGCGGATCCGCCGCTGCGGTGGAGCATGCTGCCGGTTTACGTCACCCACGACGAGTACCTGTTCCTGCGGGTGCTCCAGGGCTACGAGTGCCTCTTCGCCGGGGTCGCCGACGAACTTCGCTCGACGGTCGCCGTACTGGCCGGGGACGCGCCCGGCGCTGCGGCCGACCGGCTCGGGTACGCGGCTGACCTGCTGCGCGCCGCAGCCCCGCTCTTCTCCTTGCTGGCCACCATGCAGCCGGTGTCGTTCCGCACGTTCCGGCAGTACACCGAGGGGGCCAGCGCGATCCAGTCCCGCTCCTACAAACTGGTGGAGTCGCTGTGTCGGACCCCGGAAGCGGACCGGCTGGACTCGGTGGCCTACCGGTCGGTGCCGGAGGTGCGGGCCCGGGTACGCGGTGGCCAGCCGACGGTCGACGAGGCGTACTCGTCGGCTGTCTCCGACGGCCGGCTCACCGGTGCGGACCACTCCCTCGTGGCGCGGCGGATGGCCGCGTTCGCCGGCACCCTGGCACAGTGGCGACGCGCCCATCACCGGGTGGCCGTCCGGATGCTCGGTTCACGTTCCGGCACCGGTTACACCGAAGGCACGCCATACCTGGCGCAGGTCAGCACCGCGCCGGTCTTCACCACGGTGACCACCGAACCGGCTGCGGCCGACCGCAGCGAAGGGCGCCTCGCGTGA
- a CDS encoding tryptophan 2,3-dioxygenase family protein yields MKHNHSPVLPGPGATDYARYMRTDTLLGLQRSSGEVIHRDELLFQVVHQSAELWLKLAAAELAEATARLDAGELPPAEALLVRATLAVRLITDQLEMFRYLSPVDFQAMQPAFGNGSGAESPGWRHVQSASRQLGRAFDRQLADRGVPAADLCPADLSDPLHRLAEAMVEWDERVSLWRTRHYQVALRVGGHPPADASGSPTTMLAKLAGHRFFPELWQARTQSTAEENGIDKA; encoded by the coding sequence GTGAAACATAACCACTCGCCTGTCCTGCCGGGTCCCGGCGCCACGGACTACGCGCGTTATATGCGGACGGATACATTGCTGGGTCTGCAACGATCGTCGGGCGAGGTGATCCATCGCGACGAGTTGCTCTTCCAGGTGGTGCATCAGTCCGCCGAGTTGTGGCTGAAGCTGGCGGCGGCGGAACTGGCCGAGGCGACCGCCCGGCTGGATGCCGGTGAGCTGCCGCCCGCCGAGGCGCTGCTGGTCCGGGCGACGCTCGCGGTCCGGCTGATCACCGATCAGCTCGAGATGTTCCGATATCTGTCCCCAGTGGACTTCCAAGCGATGCAGCCGGCCTTCGGCAACGGTTCCGGCGCCGAGTCGCCGGGTTGGCGGCACGTCCAGTCGGCCAGCCGGCAACTCGGCCGCGCGTTCGACAGGCAGCTTGCGGACCGGGGTGTCCCGGCGGCGGACCTGTGCCCGGCGGACCTGTCGGATCCGCTGCATCGGCTCGCCGAGGCGATGGTGGAGTGGGACGAACGGGTGTCGCTGTGGCGGACCCGCCACTACCAGGTGGCTCTCCGGGTCGGGGGGCACCCTCCGGCCGACGCGTCGGGTAGCCCGACGACGATGCTGGCCAAACTCGCCGGACACCGATTCTTCCCTGAGCTGTGGCAGGCGCGAACGCAATCCACCGCCGAAGAAAACGGCATTGACAAAGCCTGA
- a CDS encoding NAD-binding protein — translation MEVAGAGSPVQAQGRRRFVICGDDSLAYRLADELANRHGGGVTVILRSRTSRYGRRIARLPGVRCIVAERPDVDAYQAAELGAADALALVDRNDVANIEAALQAHDLHPTLRIVVRMFNTGLSRGLDQLPYCTVLSDGALAAPAFVSAAVGQATPRHGLRDGTMFVADRGEVRDHEVVCGLAITRDRDEPEVLPTRQHAADLVLAVVAPWRPEVPRRRPATHRYPLGTIAGRVWRRIRLVLGIFFGLLLAAAAVLALNGPETTWSQAFFEAVLATLGGADVDPSATPVEKVTLVALTIASIALIPLLTGAVVDAVIKVRLEVADGSLPRRASGHVIVVGLGGVGSHVVEGLHALGVDVIAIDRSAEARGVPAVRDLRIPLLIGDASRRETLLAASVTTSRALVVLTSDDVTNLETALVGRAVRADLRVVLRLFDGDFADQVQRAFDLTISRSVSYLAVPSFAARMLGHELEAIPVARRVLLVAETTVGERSLLARMTVGDLRRPGEAWLLRLTNLSGSQLPATVADGRRLRPGEKITVVATRAGLARLMVEAAGRPDALPHIVPYE, via the coding sequence GTGGAGGTCGCGGGGGCCGGGTCGCCGGTCCAGGCGCAGGGACGCCGCCGCTTCGTCATCTGCGGTGACGACAGCCTGGCGTACCGGCTCGCCGACGAACTGGCCAACCGGCACGGGGGCGGGGTGACCGTGATCCTGCGGTCACGGACGTCGCGCTACGGTCGACGGATCGCCCGGCTGCCCGGCGTACGGTGCATCGTGGCGGAGCGGCCGGACGTCGACGCCTACCAGGCGGCCGAGCTGGGCGCGGCCGACGCGCTGGCCCTGGTCGACCGCAACGACGTCGCCAACATCGAGGCCGCCCTGCAGGCCCATGACCTGCACCCGACGCTGCGGATCGTGGTCCGGATGTTCAACACCGGCCTGAGTCGCGGGCTCGATCAACTGCCGTACTGCACGGTCCTCTCCGACGGTGCGCTGGCCGCACCGGCCTTCGTCTCTGCCGCCGTCGGCCAGGCGACTCCCCGGCACGGCCTGCGCGACGGCACCATGTTCGTCGCCGACCGGGGCGAGGTGCGCGACCACGAGGTGGTCTGCGGTCTGGCGATCACCCGTGACCGGGACGAGCCCGAGGTGCTGCCAACCCGGCAGCACGCCGCCGACCTGGTTCTGGCCGTGGTGGCACCCTGGCGGCCGGAGGTGCCGCGTCGCCGCCCGGCGACCCACCGGTATCCGCTCGGGACGATCGCCGGCCGGGTCTGGCGCCGGATCCGCCTGGTTCTCGGGATCTTCTTCGGACTGCTGCTCGCCGCCGCGGCCGTACTCGCCCTGAACGGGCCGGAGACCACCTGGTCGCAGGCGTTCTTCGAAGCGGTCCTCGCCACCCTGGGCGGTGCGGACGTCGACCCGAGCGCCACCCCGGTGGAGAAGGTGACCCTGGTTGCCCTCACCATCGCCAGCATCGCCCTGATCCCGCTGCTCACCGGCGCGGTGGTGGACGCGGTGATCAAGGTGCGGCTGGAGGTGGCGGACGGCTCCCTGCCGAGGCGAGCCAGCGGGCACGTCATCGTGGTCGGGTTGGGCGGGGTTGGCAGTCACGTGGTCGAGGGCCTGCACGCCCTCGGGGTCGACGTGATCGCCATCGACCGGTCGGCGGAGGCGCGCGGCGTGCCGGCCGTCCGGGACCTGCGGATTCCACTGCTCATCGGGGACGCCAGCCGACGGGAGACCCTGCTCGCCGCCTCGGTCACGACCAGCCGGGCGTTGGTCGTACTCACCTCGGACGACGTGACCAACCTGGAGACCGCGCTGGTCGGTCGGGCCGTCCGGGCCGACCTGCGGGTGGTGCTGCGGCTCTTCGACGGCGACTTCGCCGACCAGGTGCAGCGCGCCTTCGACCTCACCATCTCCCGCAGCGTCAGCTACCTCGCCGTACCGTCGTTCGCGGCGCGGATGCTCGGCCACGAGCTGGAGGCGATCCCGGTCGCCCGCCGGGTCCTGCTGGTCGCCGAGACGACGGTCGGGGAGCGTTCGCTGCTGGCCCGGATGACCGTCGGCGACCTGCGCCGGCCGGGCGAGGCATGGCTGCTGCGGCTGACCAACCTGTCCGGCAGTCAGCTGCCAGCGACCGTCGCGGACGGACGGCGGCTGCGCCCCGGCGAGAAGATCACGGTGGTGGCGACCCGGGCCGGGCTGGCCCGGCTGATGGTGGAGGCGGCGGGCCGACCCGACGCGCTGCCACACATCGTCCCGTACGAGTGA
- a CDS encoding TetR/AcrR family transcriptional regulator produces the protein MAEQAETLRRAPLSRDRILHAAVALADEAGIDSLSMRNLAQDLGVVPMALYKHIANKDELLDGMIDVVVGEIDPPVPDADWKHAVRRRILSARQLLQRHPWAPLAIESRNMATPAVLAYLDSMIGTLRAGGFSADLAHHVMHAMGSRILGFSQELFDASRRAGRSGTTKPTPPAALPPEIATRFPHLAEIAEAASHDDASVVGPGCDDQFEFEFALDLLLDGIERLQQQGWTSAHRR, from the coding sequence ATGGCTGAGCAGGCCGAGACGCTGCGCCGCGCGCCGCTGAGCAGGGACCGGATCCTGCACGCCGCCGTCGCGCTCGCCGACGAGGCCGGGATCGACTCCCTCAGCATGCGCAATCTCGCCCAGGATCTGGGCGTCGTGCCGATGGCCCTCTACAAGCACATAGCCAACAAGGACGAACTGCTCGACGGCATGATCGACGTGGTCGTCGGCGAGATCGACCCGCCCGTGCCCGACGCCGACTGGAAGCACGCGGTCCGTCGGCGCATCCTCTCGGCGCGACAGTTGCTGCAACGCCACCCCTGGGCACCGCTCGCGATCGAGTCGCGGAACATGGCGACGCCGGCCGTCCTCGCCTACCTCGACTCGATGATCGGGACGCTGCGGGCCGGCGGATTCTCCGCCGACCTCGCCCACCACGTGATGCACGCGATGGGAAGCCGGATCCTGGGCTTCAGCCAGGAACTGTTCGACGCCTCCCGCCGCGCCGGCCGGTCCGGCACGACCAAACCCACCCCGCCGGCGGCCCTACCACCGGAGATCGCCACCAGGTTCCCGCACCTCGCGGAGATCGCCGAAGCGGCGTCCCACGACGACGCGTCGGTCGTGGGACCGGGTTGCGACGACCAGTTCGAGTTCGAGTTCGCGCTGGACCTGCTGCTGGACGGCATCGAACGGCTGCAACAGCAAGGCTGGACCTCGGCACACCGCCGCTGA
- a CDS encoding NAD(P)H-dependent oxidoreductase has protein sequence MKTLIVYAHPEPRSLNGSLKDLAVSTLETAGHEVRVSDLYAMNWKAAVDATDFGGYATSPLQVARSSGGAYDAGALTRDVAAEQEKLLWADTVVFQFPMWWYTMPAILKGWVDRVFSYHFAYGVGVHDETHYGERFGEGTLRGRRAILSVTVGGPESHYTDRGINGPIEDLLFPIHHGILYYPGVEVLPPFVLYGADKITDDGFENAAKVWQERLLSLETTEPIAFRRQNFGDYEIPSLRLKEGLEMPGRKGFGLHVRG, from the coding sequence ATGAAGACGCTCATCGTCTACGCCCACCCCGAGCCGCGCTCGCTGAACGGCTCGCTGAAGGATCTCGCCGTGTCCACCCTCGAAACCGCCGGGCACGAGGTGCGGGTGAGCGACCTGTATGCGATGAACTGGAAGGCCGCGGTGGACGCGACGGACTTCGGCGGGTACGCCACGAGCCCGCTGCAGGTGGCGCGGAGTTCGGGCGGGGCGTACGACGCCGGCGCGCTCACCCGCGACGTGGCGGCCGAACAGGAGAAGTTGCTGTGGGCCGACACGGTGGTCTTCCAGTTCCCGATGTGGTGGTACACGATGCCGGCGATCCTCAAAGGCTGGGTGGACCGGGTGTTCTCATACCACTTCGCGTACGGCGTCGGCGTGCACGACGAGACCCACTACGGCGAGCGTTTCGGCGAGGGGACGCTACGGGGACGGCGGGCGATCCTGTCGGTGACCGTCGGAGGCCCGGAGTCCCACTACACCGATCGCGGGATCAACGGCCCGATCGAGGATCTACTGTTCCCGATCCACCACGGGATCCTGTACTACCCGGGCGTGGAGGTGCTGCCGCCGTTCGTGCTGTACGGCGCCGACAAGATCACCGACGATGGCTTCGAGAACGCCGCGAAGGTGTGGCAGGAGCGGCTGCTGTCGTTGGAGACGACCGAGCCGATCGCGTTCCGCCGCCAGAACTTCGGTGACTACGAGATCCCGTCACTGCGGTTGAAGGAGGGCCTGGAAATGCCGGGCCGCAAGGGTTTCGGCCTGCACGTGCGCGGTTAG
- a CDS encoding NAD(P)-dependent alcohol dehydrogenase, producing MKAIVQDRYGPPETLTLAEIDAPVPAADEVLVRVEAAALNAYDWHAMRGDPWLARLAMGRSGPRARVRGRDFAGRVEAVGSHVRQVRPGDAVFGDLGDANGAFAEYVCVPETLVAPKPANLTPQQAAALPLAGVTALMGLCDVGQVEPGHHVLVNGASGGVGTLAVQLAKALGATVTGVCSTRNVDLVRSLGADHVVDYTRDDFTHHARRHDVVFDLVGNRSLTALRRALTPTGTLVLSGGGVYRGGSLVGPIWLIARGRLLAPVVGHRIVALATAPSRQHLDTLRAHAEAGRLVPVIDRTYPLHEVPQAIRYLEGEHARAKVVITI from the coding sequence ATGAAGGCGATCGTCCAGGACCGGTACGGCCCGCCGGAAACACTCACGCTCGCGGAGATCGACGCGCCGGTGCCGGCCGCCGACGAGGTGCTCGTGCGGGTCGAGGCCGCCGCGCTCAACGCGTACGACTGGCATGCCATGCGTGGCGATCCATGGCTGGCACGGTTGGCGATGGGCCGGTCAGGGCCCCGGGCGCGGGTCCGTGGCCGGGATTTCGCCGGCCGGGTCGAGGCTGTGGGCAGCCACGTTCGACAGGTACGCCCGGGCGACGCCGTCTTCGGCGACCTCGGCGATGCCAACGGGGCGTTCGCCGAGTACGTGTGCGTGCCCGAGACTCTGGTCGCGCCGAAGCCGGCGAACCTGACGCCGCAACAGGCGGCCGCCCTGCCGCTGGCCGGCGTCACCGCGCTCATGGGGCTGTGCGACGTCGGGCAGGTCGAGCCCGGCCACCACGTCCTCGTCAACGGGGCCTCCGGCGGCGTCGGCACCCTGGCCGTCCAGTTGGCGAAGGCGCTCGGCGCGACCGTGACCGGCGTGTGCAGCACCCGTAACGTCGACCTGGTCCGCTCCCTCGGCGCCGACCACGTCGTCGACTACACCCGCGACGACTTCACCCACCACGCCCGCCGCCACGACGTCGTGTTCGACCTGGTCGGCAACCGCTCACTCACCGCGCTCCGGCGGGCGCTGACCCCAACCGGGACGCTGGTGCTCTCCGGCGGCGGCGTGTACCGCGGCGGCAGTCTCGTCGGCCCGATCTGGCTCATCGCACGCGGGCGACTGCTGGCACCCGTCGTCGGGCACCGCATCGTCGCACTCGCCACGGCACCCAGCCGGCAACACCTCGACACGCTCCGCGCCCACGCCGAGGCCGGCCGCCTCGTCCCGGTCATCGACCGGACCTATCCGCTCCACGAGGTGCCGCAAGCGATCCGGTACCTCGAAGGTGAACACGCGCGGGCGAAAGTGGTGATCACCATCTGA